One segment of Clostridium ljungdahlii DSM 13528 DNA contains the following:
- a CDS encoding ParB/RepB/Spo0J family partition protein, with product MNKKYGLGKGLRALIPESALEEKEESKKDTILIDIDLISANKTQPRKNFDEQKILQLSQSIQEHGIIQPLILNKIGDDAYSIVAGERRWRAAKLANIKEVPAIIMNLSDKEILEISLIENIQRQDLNPIEEALAYKRLINDFNLTQEELSVKIGKSRTAITNCMRLLNLDSRVQEYIIDGVITEGHGRALLGVDDGELQYKLAQNIIDENLTVRDIEKIIKNLNSSKAAKNDNIKKANPYYVDIREKLEDLFGTKVSLMDKKNKGKIQIEYYSQEDLQRILDILKI from the coding sequence TTGAATAAAAAATATGGATTAGGTAAAGGACTTAGAGCATTGATACCTGAAAGTGCGTTAGAAGAGAAGGAAGAAAGCAAAAAGGATACAATACTTATTGATATTGACTTAATAAGTGCAAATAAAACTCAACCTAGGAAAAACTTTGATGAACAAAAAATATTACAACTTTCTCAGTCAATACAAGAGCATGGTATAATACAACCACTTATACTTAATAAAATAGGAGATGATGCATATAGCATAGTTGCAGGTGAGAGAAGATGGAGAGCTGCAAAATTAGCTAATATTAAAGAAGTGCCTGCAATCATAATGAATTTATCTGATAAGGAAATCCTAGAAATTTCCCTTATAGAAAATATACAGAGACAGGATTTAAATCCAATAGAAGAGGCTTTAGCTTATAAGAGATTAATTAATGATTTTAATTTAACTCAAGAAGAATTAAGTGTAAAGATAGGTAAATCGAGGACTGCAATTACTAATTGTATGAGACTTTTGAATTTAGACAGTAGAGTTCAAGAATATATAATAGATGGAGTTATTACAGAAGGGCATGGTAGAGCACTCCTGGGTGTGGACGATGGAGAACTACAATATAAATTAGCACAAAATATAATAGATGAAAATTTAACAGTTAGAGATATAGAAAAAATTATTAAAAATCTAAATTCTAGTAAGGCAGCTAAGAATGATAATATAAAAAAAGCAAATCCCTATTATGTAGATATAAGAGAAAAACTAGAGGATTTATTTGGTACTAAGGTTTCACTAATGGATAAAAAAAATAAAGGAAAAATACAAATAGAATATTATTCTCAAGAAGATTTGCAGAGAATATTAGATATACTAAAAATTTAA
- a CDS encoding DUF4446 family protein — protein MQNIISLIGSLQPYIIIGLAVLVLILLIMNMVIFTSLSRLEKRYRKIMRGSNNKNLEELIVGYLDNIDDVKEQSKDMKELYNSLNLKIKDCIQKISIIRYRAFEDVGSDLSFSVALLDGKNDGVIITGIYGRDESTTYAKPIDSGMSRYELSQEEKQVLEECVNKKI, from the coding sequence ATGCAAAATATTATTAGCTTAATAGGAAGTTTACAACCTTATATTATAATTGGATTAGCTGTATTAGTATTGATATTGTTAATTATGAATATGGTGATTTTTACATCTTTAAGTAGATTGGAAAAAAGGTATAGAAAAATCATGAGAGGTTCAAACAATAAGAATTTAGAAGAACTTATTGTAGGTTACTTAGATAATATAGATGATGTAAAAGAACAATCTAAAGACATGAAAGAACTTTATAATAGCTTAAATTTAAAAATAAAAGACTGCATTCAAAAAATATCCATTATAAGATACAGGGCTTTTGAGGATGTAGGAAGTGACTTGAGTTTTTCAGTTGCACTACTAGATGGGAAAAATGATGGTGTAATAATTACAGGAATATATGGAAGAGATGAGAGTACTACTTATGCAAAACCTATTGATAGCGGAATGTCAAGATATGAGTTATCTCAAGAAGAAAAACAAGTTTTAGAAGAATGTGTAAATAAGAAAATATAA
- a CDS encoding YkuS family protein: protein MKIYVTKNLSYISYELQKRGYIIVTDDSDTKYNVIICKLKDDGLANLNIKNKDILIIDLGKKNIEEIEYILRDRVF from the coding sequence ATGAAAATATATGTTACTAAGAATCTAAGTTATATAAGTTATGAATTGCAAAAAAGAGGATATATAATAGTAACAGATGATTCAGATACTAAATATAATGTTATAATTTGCAAGCTAAAAGATGATGGACTTGCAAACTTAAATATAAAGAACAAGGATATTCTAATAATTGATTTAGGAAAAAAGAATATAGAAGAAATAGAGTATATACTTAGAGATAGAGTATTTTAG
- the yyaC gene encoding spore protease YyaC — translation MIKKLTLDSTCRNSVYTLRDKISDEIYPVVKSGRTIVILCIGTDRSTGDSLGPIVGDKLKFLMRNKVELYGNLQYPVHAKNLKNIITEINSKYNKPFIIAIDACLGTIQDVGKIIIETKPLTPGSAMKKSLPQVGDLSITGIVNICGAMEFMVLQNTRLFTVMQLADTISRGLYHSILKTIGGKKNTSFFQNIEA, via the coding sequence ATGATTAAAAAATTAACGTTAGATTCCACATGTAGAAATTCCGTATACACTTTAAGAGATAAAATAAGTGATGAAATATATCCCGTTGTTAAATCAGGTAGAACTATAGTAATACTTTGTATAGGAACAGATCGGTCTACTGGAGATAGTTTAGGTCCAATAGTAGGAGATAAATTGAAGTTTCTAATGAGGAATAAAGTTGAACTATATGGTAATTTACAGTATCCAGTGCATGCAAAAAATCTTAAAAATATTATAACTGAAATAAATTCTAAATACAACAAACCTTTTATAATAGCAATTGATGCTTGCCTTGGCACTATTCAAGATGTAGGCAAAATAATAATAGAAACAAAGCCTCTTACCCCCGGATCTGCAATGAAAAAATCATTACCTCAAGTAGGAGATTTAAGTATAACAGGCATCGTAAATATCTGTGGAGCCATGGAATTTATGGTATTACAAAATACTCGATTGTTTACTGTTATGCAACTTGCAGACACAATTTCTAGAGGGTTATATCATTCCATATTAAAGACTATAGGTGGTAAAAAGAATACAAGTTTTTTTCAAAATATAGAAGCTTAA